Proteins encoded by one window of Flavobacterium sp. N502540:
- a CDS encoding glycoside hydrolase family 13 protein: MKNKKTSLIYKLVLIILLFSASAKAQIQKTEPPFWYAGMKNPELQIMFYGKDISQYETSVSNNVTIKNVEKTENPNYLFVTIDTKDVKASELVFSFKIKNKVAFTQKYTLKERRANSADRKSYDASDVMYLIMPDRFANGNPKNDSNTALTEKGNRQDPSGRHGGDIEGIIKNLDYISSLGATTIWNTPLCEDNDKQHSYHTYAQSDVYKIDPRYGTNEDYVRLSAEMHKKNMKLVMDYVTNHWGITHWMMKDIPTKTWFNQFETFTQTHHRREVITDIHASKIDQEVCVDGWFVPSMPDLNLRNPLVAKYLTQNAIWWIEYANLDGFRVDTYNYSDQTAMANWAKAVTNEYPNFNIVGEIWMHNQANLAYWQKDSKIGAIENYNSNLPSVMDFTLQSQISSAFNENEPSWDNGMIKFYNNFAMDYLYPNTNNILVFAENHDTDRINHNFKYDLAKYKLTMTLLATIRGIPQVYYGSEIGMGGDKSKGDADIRQDFPGGWAGDKNNAFIKEGRTAEQAAYFDFTSKLFHWRKSNEAVHFGKMTHYIPENNTYVYFRYTDAKTVMVVFNNNAKEQVVKTNRFKENIKTFKTGKDVITGKTFDLSSEITLEPKSALVLELE; encoded by the coding sequence ATGAAAAACAAAAAAACATCACTTATCTATAAATTAGTTCTGATAATTTTGCTGTTTTCCGCTTCCGCGAAAGCGCAAATCCAAAAAACAGAACCTCCTTTTTGGTATGCAGGGATGAAAAATCCCGAATTGCAGATTATGTTCTACGGAAAAGACATTTCACAATACGAGACTTCTGTATCTAATAATGTGACGATCAAAAATGTCGAAAAAACTGAAAACCCAAATTATCTTTTTGTAACCATTGATACTAAAGATGTAAAAGCTTCTGAATTGGTTTTCTCCTTCAAAATCAAAAACAAAGTTGCCTTTACTCAAAAATACACGCTTAAAGAAAGAAGAGCCAATTCGGCAGATCGAAAAAGCTATGACGCATCGGATGTAATGTACCTCATCATGCCGGATCGTTTTGCCAACGGAAATCCAAAGAACGACAGTAATACCGCATTAACCGAAAAAGGGAACCGTCAGGATCCAAGTGGCCGTCACGGTGGAGACATCGAGGGAATCATTAAAAACCTCGATTATATCTCCTCTCTTGGGGCAACCACTATTTGGAATACACCCCTTTGCGAAGACAACGACAAACAGCACTCCTACCATACTTATGCACAATCAGACGTTTACAAAATCGATCCGCGTTACGGAACGAATGAAGATTATGTTCGTCTGTCGGCAGAAATGCATAAAAAAAACATGAAACTGGTTATGGATTATGTGACCAACCACTGGGGAATTACCCATTGGATGATGAAAGATATTCCGACCAAAACATGGTTCAATCAATTTGAGACTTTTACGCAAACGCACCACCGTCGTGAAGTAATTACCGATATTCATGCTTCAAAAATAGATCAGGAAGTTTGTGTTGACGGCTGGTTTGTGCCTTCAATGCCCGACTTGAACTTAAGAAATCCTTTGGTTGCCAAATACCTGACCCAAAATGCGATCTGGTGGATTGAATATGCCAATCTTGACGGATTCAGAGTTGACACTTACAACTACTCTGATCAAACCGCAATGGCCAATTGGGCAAAAGCAGTTACGAACGAATATCCTAATTTCAATATCGTTGGAGAAATCTGGATGCACAATCAGGCAAATTTAGCTTATTGGCAAAAAGACAGTAAAATTGGAGCAATCGAAAATTACAATTCCAATTTACCAAGTGTGATGGATTTTACACTTCAAAGTCAGATTAGTTCAGCTTTCAACGAAAATGAACCAAGCTGGGATAATGGAATGATTAAATTCTACAACAATTTCGCAATGGATTATTTGTATCCAAACACCAATAATATTTTAGTTTTTGCCGAAAATCACGACACCGACCGTATCAATCATAATTTTAAATATGATTTAGCAAAATACAAACTAACAATGACTTTATTGGCTACAATTCGTGGAATTCCGCAAGTATATTACGGTTCCGAAATTGGAATGGGCGGCGACAAAAGCAAAGGCGATGCCGACATTCGTCAGGATTTCCCTGGCGGATGGGCTGGCGACAAAAACAATGCTTTCATCAAAGAAGGCAGAACAGCTGAACAGGCTGCTTACTTTGATTTTACCTCTAAATTATTCCACTGGAGAAAATCAAACGAAGCTGTTCATTTCGGAAAAATGACACATTACATTCCGGAAAACAATACATATGTCTATTTCAGATATACAGATGCTAAAACCGTAATGGTCGTGTTCAATAATAACGCAAAAGAGCAAGTTGTAAAAACAAACCGTTTTAAAGAAAACATCAAAACTTTTAAAACAGGTAAAGATGTGATCACCGGAAAAACATTCGATTTGTCTTCTGAAATTACTTTAGAACCTAAGTCAGCACTGGTTTTAGAATTGGAATAA
- a CDS encoding glycoside hydrolase family 97 protein, which produces MKNLFFASLILFAFSSIVKAQQLKSPEGKFVMEFSLQNDGTPVYNLKYKNKDIVKTSKLGLELKDDKKSLLNDFTVVDSKTSTFDENWKPVWGEVDQIRNHYNELAVTLNQKGTDRQIVIRFRLFDDGLGFRYEFPTQKNLTYFVIKEERTQFAMAGDHTAFWIPGDYDTQEYDYTKSKLSEIRGLSQKAYTANVSQKSFSPTGVQTSLMLKTADGIYINLHEAALINYSCMHLNLDDKNMIFESWLTPDAKGDKGYMQAPSHSPWRTIMVSDDAREILASKMTLNLNDPSKIDDTSWIKPVKYIGVWWEMITGKSSWSYTNDFPTVQLGVSDFSKAKPNGTHGANNANVKKYIDFAAANGFDAVLVEGWNEGWEDWFGHSKDYVFDFVTPYPDFDVKGLHEYAKSKGVKIIMHHETSGSVRNYERHIDKAYQFMKDNGYDAVKSGYVGDILPRGENHYDQWIVNHYQYAIEKAADYKIMVNAHEAVRPTGICRTYPNLIGNEAARGTEYQAFGGSKPNHVTVLPFTRLIGGPMDYTPGIFEMDISKMNPDNKSHVNSTLANQLALYVTMYSPLQMAADTPENYNRFPDAFQFIKDVAVDWSESKYIEAEPGDFITVARKAKGTNNWFVGNVNGETARTSTIDFSFLEKGKKYTATIYADAKDAHYKTNPQAYTIKKIAVTNKSKLSQLSAPGGGYAISIIETK; this is translated from the coding sequence ATGAAAAACTTATTTTTCGCAAGTTTAATCCTGTTTGCTTTCAGCTCAATAGTAAAAGCACAACAATTAAAATCACCCGAAGGAAAGTTCGTAATGGAGTTTTCGCTTCAAAATGACGGAACTCCGGTTTACAATCTGAAATACAAAAATAAAGACATTGTAAAAACCAGTAAATTAGGTCTTGAACTTAAAGATGATAAAAAATCTTTACTGAATGACTTTACAGTTGTTGACAGCAAAACAAGCACTTTTGACGAAAACTGGAAACCGGTTTGGGGAGAAGTAGATCAGATCAGAAATCATTACAATGAACTGGCTGTAACTTTAAACCAAAAAGGAACTGACCGTCAAATAGTAATTCGTTTCCGTTTGTTTGATGACGGATTAGGATTCCGATATGAGTTCCCAACGCAAAAAAATCTTACCTATTTTGTAATCAAAGAAGAGAGAACACAATTTGCAATGGCGGGTGACCACACTGCATTCTGGATTCCGGGAGATTACGACACTCAGGAATACGATTATACCAAATCGAAATTATCTGAAATCAGAGGTTTATCTCAAAAAGCATATACTGCCAACGTATCTCAGAAATCTTTTTCTCCAACAGGAGTTCAGACGTCTTTGATGCTAAAAACTGCTGATGGTATTTACATCAACTTACACGAAGCAGCTTTGATCAACTATTCTTGTATGCACCTGAATCTAGATGATAAAAACATGATTTTTGAGTCTTGGTTAACTCCAGATGCAAAAGGTGATAAAGGATACATGCAGGCACCAAGTCATTCGCCTTGGAGAACGATTATGGTAAGCGATGATGCGAGAGAGATCTTGGCTTCAAAAATGACTTTAAACTTAAACGATCCGTCAAAAATTGATGATACTTCATGGATTAAACCTGTAAAATATATTGGGGTTTGGTGGGAGATGATTACAGGAAAAAGTTCTTGGTCTTACACCAATGATTTTCCAACCGTACAATTAGGTGTTTCTGATTTCTCGAAAGCAAAACCAAACGGAACACACGGAGCGAATAATGCTAATGTAAAAAAGTACATTGATTTTGCTGCTGCAAATGGTTTTGACGCTGTTTTGGTTGAAGGATGGAACGAAGGCTGGGAAGACTGGTTTGGACACTCTAAAGATTATGTTTTTGATTTCGTAACGCCTTACCCGGATTTTGACGTGAAAGGTTTACATGAATATGCAAAATCAAAAGGTGTAAAAATCATCATGCACCATGAAACGTCAGGTTCAGTTCGTAACTACGAGCGCCATATCGACAAAGCTTACCAATTCATGAAAGACAATGGGTATGACGCCGTAAAAAGCGGTTATGTTGGAGACATTTTACCTCGTGGTGAAAATCATTACGATCAGTGGATTGTAAACCACTATCAATACGCTATCGAAAAAGCAGCCGATTATAAAATTATGGTGAACGCTCACGAAGCCGTTCGTCCAACCGGAATTTGCAGAACGTATCCGAACTTAATTGGAAACGAAGCAGCGAGAGGAACTGAATACCAGGCTTTCGGAGGTTCTAAACCAAACCACGTAACGGTTTTACCATTCACCCGTTTAATTGGAGGTCCAATGGATTACACTCCGGGAATCTTCGAAATGGATATCAGTAAAATGAATCCGGACAACAAATCACACGTAAACAGCACATTGGCAAATCAATTGGCTTTGTATGTTACCATGTACAGCCCATTGCAAATGGCTGCTGATACTCCTGAGAACTACAACCGTTTTCCGGATGCTTTTCAATTCATTAAAGATGTTGCTGTAGACTGGTCTGAAAGTAAATACATCGAGGCTGAACCAGGCGATTTTATTACTGTTGCCCGTAAAGCAAAAGGAACCAACAACTGGTTCGTTGGGAACGTAAACGGAGAAACTGCCCGTACCTCAACCATCGATTTCAGTTTCCTTGAAAAAGGCAAGAAATATACGGCTACCATCTACGCTGATGCAAAAGATGCCCATTACAAAACCAATCCGCAAGCTTACACCATCAAAAAAATAGCGGTGACCAATAAATCAAAATTATCTCAGTTGTCTGCTCCTGGCGGCGGTTATGCGATCAGCATTATCGAAACGAAGTAA
- a CDS encoding glycoside hydrolase family 65 protein, giving the protein MNQDYIKPDNWSIIEEGFDAERVKSSESLFSIGNGAMGQRANFEETYSGETFQGSYIAGIYYPDKTKVGWWKNGYPKYFAKVLNAPNWIGIDIQINEENLDLNHCTAVKNFRRELNMKEGWYNRSFEATLKNGTEIAVNIRRFLSLDLDETGIIKYEITPLNKDAKIVYKPYIDAGVTNEDANWDEKFWEPLEVKKGTNEAFVTAQTFKTHFKVTTFMHNTIFANGENVNISPSTIDSTVDKVQFTYGTIIAKGQTSSIQKIGGYTVSLNHENTLTAAEKCIKTAVALGYDTLLQNQINAWSKIWEMSDITIDGDVKAQQGIRFNIFQLNQTYLGKDSRLNIGPKGFTGEKYGGSTYWDTEAYCIPFYMATKDQQVARNLLTYRFNQLDKAIENAKDNLGFKNGAALYPMVTMNGEECHNEWEITHEEIHRNGAIAFAIYNYHRFTGDYSYIPEKGLEVLIGIARFWHQRASFSKAKNQYVILGVTGPNEYENNINNNFYTNYIAKWCIDYAEKQINKVAAEYPADHQRIIEKVDLSPAEIQEWKKVAGNMYFPTSDELGIYLQQDGFLDKELVPVKDLDRSQRPINQKWSWDRVLRSPYIKQADVLQCFYFFEDHFSKEELKRNFEFYESFTVHESSLSPCVHSIQAAVLDKMDMAYTFYLRTSRLDLDDYNKEVEEGCHITSMAGTWMSIVEGFGGMRVKNDQLHFSPKIPKEWNGYSFKINFRNQILKVAVNHNGTTFTVDGDQDLTLVVNGNPVTAEKLFQTN; this is encoded by the coding sequence ATGAATCAAGATTACATTAAACCAGACAATTGGTCCATCATCGAAGAAGGCTTTGACGCTGAGAGAGTAAAATCATCAGAAAGTCTTTTTAGCATCGGAAATGGTGCTATGGGACAACGTGCCAATTTTGAAGAAACCTATTCGGGTGAGACTTTTCAGGGAAGCTACATTGCCGGAATCTATTATCCGGACAAAACAAAAGTAGGCTGGTGGAAAAACGGATACCCTAAATACTTCGCCAAAGTATTAAACGCTCCAAACTGGATTGGAATTGACATTCAAATCAACGAAGAAAACCTGGATTTAAACCATTGTACTGCTGTGAAAAATTTTCGCAGAGAATTGAATATGAAAGAAGGCTGGTACAATCGTTCTTTTGAGGCGACCTTAAAAAACGGAACCGAAATTGCCGTAAACATTCGTCGTTTCCTTTCTTTGGATCTGGATGAAACCGGAATCATTAAGTACGAAATCACTCCTTTGAACAAGGATGCCAAAATTGTTTACAAACCTTATATAGATGCAGGAGTTACCAATGAAGATGCCAACTGGGACGAAAAATTCTGGGAGCCTCTCGAAGTTAAAAAAGGAACAAATGAAGCTTTTGTAACGGCGCAGACTTTTAAAACGCATTTTAAAGTAACCACTTTTATGCACAATACGATTTTTGCAAACGGAGAAAACGTAAACATTTCGCCTTCAACAATCGATTCAACTGTCGATAAAGTTCAGTTTACTTACGGTACCATTATCGCAAAAGGGCAAACCTCATCTATTCAAAAAATTGGTGGTTATACCGTTTCTTTAAATCACGAGAATACCTTAACTGCTGCCGAAAAATGCATTAAAACTGCCGTTGCTCTGGGTTACGATACTTTACTTCAGAATCAAATCAATGCCTGGAGTAAAATCTGGGAAATGTCAGACATTACCATTGATGGAGACGTAAAAGCACAACAGGGAATCCGTTTTAATATTTTTCAGTTAAATCAGACTTACTTAGGAAAAGACAGCCGTTTGAATATCGGACCTAAAGGTTTCACCGGAGAAAAATACGGTGGATCTACCTATTGGGACACTGAAGCTTATTGCATTCCGTTTTACATGGCCACTAAAGATCAGCAGGTTGCCCGCAATTTGTTGACCTACCGTTTCAACCAATTGGACAAAGCAATTGAAAATGCCAAAGACAATTTAGGCTTTAAAAACGGTGCTGCTTTGTACCCAATGGTAACCATGAACGGTGAAGAGTGCCACAACGAATGGGAAATCACACACGAGGAAATCCACAGAAACGGTGCTATCGCTTTTGCGATTTACAACTACCACCGTTTTACCGGAGACTACTCTTATATTCCTGAAAAAGGTTTAGAAGTACTTATCGGGATTGCACGTTTCTGGCACCAAAGAGCTTCTTTCTCTAAGGCCAAAAATCAATATGTGATTCTGGGCGTTACAGGTCCGAATGAATACGAGAATAATATCAACAATAATTTCTACACCAATTATATTGCAAAATGGTGTATTGATTATGCTGAAAAACAAATTAACAAAGTGGCTGCCGAATATCCTGCAGATCACCAACGAATTATAGAAAAAGTAGATCTTTCTCCAGCTGAAATTCAGGAATGGAAAAAAGTCGCCGGCAACATGTATTTCCCAACTTCAGATGAATTAGGAATTTATTTGCAGCAAGATGGTTTCTTAGACAAGGAATTAGTTCCTGTAAAAGACTTAGACCGTTCTCAGCGTCCTATCAATCAAAAATGGTCCTGGGATCGTGTATTGCGTTCACCTTACATCAAACAAGCCGATGTTTTGCAGTGTTTTTATTTCTTCGAAGATCATTTTTCTAAAGAAGAATTAAAACGTAATTTTGAGTTTTACGAATCTTTTACGGTTCATGAAAGCTCGCTGTCGCCTTGTGTTCACTCTATTCAGGCTGCTGTTTTAGACAAAATGGACATGGCTTATACCTTCTATTTAAGAACCTCTCGTTTGGATCTCGATGATTATAACAAAGAAGTTGAAGAAGGCTGTCATATTACCTCAATGGCCGGAACATGGATGAGTATCGTAGAAGGTTTTGGCGGAATGCGTGTGAAAAACGATCAGCTTCATTTTTCGCCAAAAATCCCAAAAGAATGGAACGGTTATTCTTTTAAAATTAATTTCAGAAATCAAATTTTAAAAGTAGCTGTAAATCATAATGGAACAACTTTTACAGTAGACGGTGATCAGGATTTAACCCTTGTAGTTAATGGAAATCCGGTAACCGCAGAAAAATTGTTTCAAACCAATTAA
- the pgmB gene encoding beta-phosphoglucomutase, with the protein MNNKKAFIFDLDGVIVDTAKYHFLAWQKIAKALNINFTHEHNELLKGVSRVRSLDIILELGNVPASQEDKDKWLIQKNEDYLSYLVDMDESEILPGVFKILQFLKEQNQGIALGSASKNARPILEKTGILSYFDVIVDGNDVTNAKPDPEVFLKAAQLLQISPENSFVFEDSVAGVQAANIGKMTSIGIGSKTILHEAHYIFEDFTSMDTPFIESLIRK; encoded by the coding sequence ATGAATAATAAAAAAGCATTCATCTTCGATCTTGACGGAGTGATCGTTGATACCGCTAAATACCACTTTTTAGCCTGGCAAAAGATTGCAAAGGCCTTAAATATAAATTTTACACACGAACACAACGAATTACTTAAAGGAGTAAGCCGCGTGCGTTCGTTAGACATAATCCTAGAATTAGGAAACGTTCCCGCTTCTCAGGAAGACAAAGACAAATGGCTCATTCAAAAAAACGAAGACTACTTGTCTTATTTGGTTGACATGGATGAAAGCGAAATTCTTCCCGGAGTTTTTAAAATTCTTCAATTTTTAAAAGAACAAAATCAGGGAATTGCATTGGGTTCTGCCAGTAAAAATGCACGCCCGATTCTGGAGAAAACCGGAATACTTTCGTACTTCGATGTGATTGTAGACGGAAACGACGTTACCAATGCCAAACCGGACCCTGAAGTTTTCTTAAAAGCGGCTCAATTGTTACAGATTAGCCCTGAAAATTCTTTTGTTTTTGAAGATTCAGTTGCCGGAGTTCAGGCCGCTAATATTGGAAAAATGACCAGTATCGGAATCGGTTCAAAAACAATTCTACATGAGGCTCATTATATCTTTGAGGATTTTACCTCAATGGATACTCCTTTCATCGAATCGTTAATTAGGAAATAA
- a CDS encoding MFS transporter produces the protein MEKRKLSFWEIWNMSFGFLGIQFGFALQNANTSRIFETLGAKIDEIPILWIAAPVSGLIIQPVIGYFSDRTWTRLGRRRPYFLIGAILSSVALFIMPNSPTLWIAAGTLWIMDASINVSMEPFRAFVGDNLPEKQRTLGFAMQSFFIGTGAVVGSVLPYLFTNVFDVSNTAPEGIIPDSVKWSFYIGGIVFLLSVLWTVFKTTEYTPEELHAFEVQSKKDKEDPILNPETESESNIKRQFFLGLLLAVVGTLVSFLIFENSLAKELYILFIGLVFMGVLFMIASQLRTSRVHNGFTIIMTDLLNMPVTMKKLAWVQFFSWFALFSMWIYTTQAVTQHIFGTTDTTSKIYNDAADWVSVLFTVYNGVAAAVAFLLPVIAKKVGVRATHLLALCAGGVGLISIYFIGDKQMLILPMLGVGIAWASILSMPYAMLSGALPAAKMGYYMGVFNFFVVIPQIVAATILGFVIKQFFHNEPIYALIIGGVSMIFAGLLTLRVNSRTKIEIHE, from the coding sequence ATGGAAAAGCGTAAATTAAGTTTCTGGGAAATTTGGAACATGAGTTTCGGTTTCTTGGGAATACAGTTTGGTTTTGCACTGCAAAATGCAAATACTTCAAGAATTTTTGAAACTCTGGGTGCCAAAATTGACGAAATTCCAATTTTATGGATTGCGGCTCCGGTTTCAGGATTAATTATCCAACCCGTAATTGGTTATTTTAGCGATAGAACCTGGACTCGTTTAGGCAGACGCCGCCCCTATTTTCTAATTGGTGCCATCTTGTCTTCTGTTGCCCTATTCATCATGCCCAACTCTCCAACTTTATGGATAGCTGCCGGTACTTTATGGATTATGGACGCGTCGATAAATGTTTCAATGGAACCTTTTCGCGCTTTTGTTGGAGATAATTTACCTGAAAAGCAGCGTACTTTAGGTTTTGCCATGCAAAGTTTCTTTATCGGAACTGGTGCGGTTGTCGGTTCGGTTTTACCCTATCTTTTTACCAATGTTTTCGATGTAAGCAATACGGCTCCGGAAGGAATTATACCGGACTCTGTTAAATGGTCCTTTTATATTGGCGGAATTGTTTTCCTGCTTTCTGTTTTATGGACTGTTTTTAAAACAACAGAATACACGCCCGAAGAACTCCATGCTTTTGAAGTTCAAAGCAAAAAAGACAAGGAGGATCCTATCCTTAATCCGGAAACAGAATCTGAAAGCAACATTAAAAGACAATTCTTTCTAGGGTTACTATTGGCCGTAGTTGGAACTTTGGTCTCCTTTTTAATTTTCGAGAACAGTCTGGCTAAAGAACTTTACATTTTGTTTATCGGATTGGTTTTCATGGGTGTTCTATTCATGATTGCTTCACAATTAAGAACTTCAAGGGTTCACAATGGTTTTACAATCATCATGACCGATCTTTTGAACATGCCTGTCACGATGAAAAAACTGGCCTGGGTGCAGTTCTTCTCCTGGTTTGCCTTATTCTCAATGTGGATTTATACGACACAAGCGGTTACACAGCATATTTTTGGTACTACAGACACTACTTCCAAAATTTACAATGATGCCGCCGACTGGGTTTCGGTTTTGTTTACAGTTTACAACGGAGTGGCTGCAGCAGTTGCTTTTTTATTGCCGGTTATTGCCAAAAAAGTAGGTGTTAGAGCAACACATTTATTGGCCTTATGCGCTGGAGGTGTTGGTTTAATCTCCATTTATTTTATTGGCGACAAACAAATGCTCATTCTTCCAATGTTGGGAGTAGGTATCGCGTGGGCAAGTATACTGTCAATGCCTTATGCCATGTTATCCGGAGCTTTACCCGCAGCAAAAATGGGATATTATATGGGAGTTTTCAACTTCTTTGTAGTAATACCGCAAATTGTAGCTGCCACGATCTTAGGATTTGTCATCAAACAATTCTTTCACAACGAACCTATCTACGCCTTAATTATCGGAGGTGTATCTATGATATTTGCCGGATTACTTACTCTTAGAGTAAATAGCAGAACTAAAATTGAAATTCATGAATAA
- a CDS encoding LacI family DNA-binding transcriptional regulator, with product MKRKITLKQIAKELDVSISTVSKSLRDSQEIGEETRAKVQAFAKFYNYKPNNIALSLKNRKTKSIGIIIPEIVHHFFSTVINGIEQVANENGYSVVICLSDDSFDKEVLNMEMLANGSIDGFIMSLSKETQYKGDFHHITEVINQGMPVVMFDRVTNDILCDKVIIDDKAAAYEAVQSLIDNGRKKIALVTTVDYVSVGKLRTDGYEKALLDNGLPFNEDLIIKIEDVDTCEITISQLLHDRAFDAVFAVNELFAVTIIKTASKMGLKVPEDIAVIAFTDGIISKYSTPSITTVSQSGEKMGNKAAKMLIERLEAEHEDDEEENENYTTEVIETHLIKRESTD from the coding sequence ATGAAACGTAAAATAACCCTAAAGCAGATCGCAAAGGAACTTGACGTCTCTATTTCAACAGTCTCAAAATCACTAAGAGACAGTCAGGAAATAGGAGAAGAAACGCGCGCAAAAGTGCAGGCATTTGCAAAGTTTTACAACTACAAGCCCAACAATATTGCCCTTAGTTTAAAAAATCGAAAAACCAAAAGTATTGGTATTATCATTCCGGAAATTGTACATCATTTTTTCTCTACCGTGATCAACGGAATTGAACAGGTAGCCAATGAAAATGGCTACAGCGTTGTGATCTGTTTGTCTGACGATTCCTTCGATAAAGAAGTTTTGAATATGGAAATGTTAGCCAACGGAAGTATCGATGGTTTTATCATGTCGCTCTCTAAAGAAACACAATACAAAGGTGATTTCCACCATATTACCGAGGTTATCAATCAGGGTATGCCGGTGGTCATGTTCGACCGTGTCACCAATGATATTTTATGCGATAAAGTCATTATTGATGACAAAGCAGCTGCTTATGAAGCCGTTCAGAGTCTGATTGACAATGGCCGTAAAAAAATCGCTCTGGTCACTACCGTAGATTATGTAAGTGTGGGAAAACTCAGAACCGACGGTTACGAAAAAGCACTTCTCGATAATGGATTGCCTTTTAATGAAGATTTAATCATAAAAATTGAAGATGTAGACACCTGCGAAATCACCATCAGTCAGTTGTTGCATGACCGTGCGTTTGATGCTGTTTTCGCCGTAAATGAGCTTTTTGCGGTAACCATTATCAAAACCGCAAGCAAAATGGGCCTCAAAGTTCCCGAAGACATTGCTGTAATTGCCTTTACTGACGGAATTATTTCTAAATACTCTACTCCAAGCATCACAACCGTAAGCCAGAGTGGTGAAAAAATGGGAAATAAAGCCGCTAAAATGCTGATCGAAAGACTCGAAGCCGAACATGAGGACGATGAAGAAGAGAACGAAAATTACACCACAGAAGTTATTGAAACCCATCTGATAAAAAGAGAATCTACTGACTAA